The following proteins come from a genomic window of Miscanthus floridulus cultivar M001 chromosome 2, ASM1932011v1, whole genome shotgun sequence:
- the LOC136539889 gene encoding uroporphyrinogen decarboxylase, producing MATACPPLSLPSTSLFRGRSARAGPRRRQLSAVRCSAVGEAVVEETSPGTVEEPLLVSAIRGRKVERPPVWLMRQAGRYMKSYQLLCERYPSFRERSENVDLVVEISLQPWKVFKPDGVILFSDILTPLPGMNIPFDIVKGKGPVIYDPLRTAAAVNEVREFVPEEWVPYVGQALNLLRQEVKNEAAVLGFVGAPFTLASYCVEGGSSKNFTMIKKMAFSEPAILHNLLQKFTTSMANYIKYQADNGAQAVQIFDSWATELSPADFEEFSLPYLKQIVDSVKETHPNLPLILYASGSGGLLERLPLTGVDVVSLDWTVDMAEGRKRLGSNIAVQGNVDPGVLFGSKEFISKRIYDTVQKAGNVGHVLNLGHGIKVGTPEENVAHFFEVAKGIRY from the exons TCGGCCGTCCGCTGCAGCGCCGTCGGAG AGGCGGTAGTGGAGGAGACCTCGCCCGGGACGGTGGAGGAGCCGCTGCTGGTGAGCGCAATCAGAGGGAGGAAGGTCGAGAGGCCACCCGTCTGGCTTATGAGGCAGGCTGGGAGGTACATGAAG AGCTACCAATTGCTCTGCGAGCGATATCCTTCGTTCCGTGAAAGATCAGAAAATGTTGACCTAGTTGTTGAGATCTCTTTGCAACCATGGAAGGTTTTCAAGCCTGACGGA GTCATCTTGTTCTCGGATATCCTTACTCCACTTCCTGGGATGAACATACCTTTTGACATTGTGAAGGGAAAAGGTCCAGTGATCTATGATCCTTTGAGAACAGCAGCTGCTGTGAATGAAGTCAGAGAATTTGTTCCTGAGGAGTGGGTCCCTTATGTGGGACAGGCTCTGAATTTGTTGCGACAAGAG GTTAAGAATGAAGCTGCTGTACTAGGTTTTGTTGGAGCTCCGTTTACCTTGGCATCTTATTGTGTGGAAGGAGGTTCATCAAAGAACTTTACAATGATTAAGAAAATGGCCTTCTCAGAACCAGCG ATTCTACATAATTTGCTACAAAAGTTCACAACATCGATGGCTAACTATATTAAATACCAAGCAGACAATGGGGCGCAGGCTGTCCAAATTTTTGATTCATGGGCTACTGAACTCAGCCCAGCTGATTTTGAGGAATTTAGCCTTCCTTATCTAAAGCAGATAGTGGATAGTGTTAAGGAAACACATCCTAACTTGCCTCTGATACTATATGCAAGTGGATCTGGGGGCTTGCTGGAGAGGCTTCCTTTGACAGGTGTTGATGTTGTGAGCTTGGACTGGACAGTTGATATGGCAGAGGGCAGGAAAAGATTGGGATCTAACATAGCAGTTCAAGGGAATGTGGACCCTGGCGTTCTTTTTGGATCCAAAGAGTTTATAAGCAAGCGGATTTACGACACTGTGCAGAAGGCTGGCAATGTTGGACATGTGTTGAACCTTGGCCATGGCATCAAGGTTGGAACTCCAGAGGAAAATGTTGCTCACTTCTTTGAGGTTGCAAAAGGGATCAGATACTAA